The following coding sequences lie in one Oncorhynchus kisutch isolate 150728-3 linkage group LG27, Okis_V2, whole genome shotgun sequence genomic window:
- the cbln12 gene encoding cerebellin 12 — protein sequence MYPRVVRSSTLEPTVLLGLLLLWGPLGAQAQNDTEPIVLEGKCLVICDSTPNSEPAGNALGMSVRSGTGRVAFSATRQTNHEPTDMSNRTMIIYFDQILVNVGNHFDQESSVFLAPRRGVYSFNFHVVKAYNRQTIQVSLMLNGWPMISAFAGDMDVTREAATNAGLVIMERGDKAYLKLERGNLMGGWKYSTFSGFLVFPL from the exons ATGTATCCCAGGGTGGTTCGTTCATCCACCTTAGAGCCCACAGTGTTGTTGGGGCTGCTGCTCCTATGGGGGCCTCTAGGGGCCCAGGCCCAGAATGACACTGAGCCTATAGTCCTGGAAGGAAAGTGTTTGGTGATCTGTGACTCCACTCCCAACTCTGAGCCAGCGGGAAATGCCCTGGGCATGTCAGTACGCTCAGGCACTGGCCGGGTGGCCTTCTCTGCCACCCGCCAGACAAACCACGAGCCCACAGACATGAGCAACCGCACCATGATCATCTATTTCGACCAG ATCCTGGTGAATGTGGGCAATCACTTTGACCAGGAGAGCAGTGTCTTCCTAGCCCCCAGGAGGGGAGTCTACAGCTTCAACTTCCATGTAGTGAAGGCCTACAACAGACAAACTATCCAG GTTAGTCTGATGTTGAATGGGTGGCCAATGATCTCAGCCTTCGCTGGGGACATGGATGTGACGCGGGAGGCAGCCACCAACGCAGGCCTAGTGATcatggagagaggagacaaggcCTACCTCAAACTAGAGAGGGGAAACCTGATGGGTGGCTGGAAGTATTCCACCTTCTCCGGGTTCTTGGTTTTCCCCCTATAG